The following proteins are encoded in a genomic region of Leifsonia psychrotolerans:
- a CDS encoding IclR family transcriptional regulator, giving the protein MTTTTDAPGHSPQAAAGSQTLSRGIRALEVLAEAPAPLTIAELADALGVHRSIAYRILRTLEDHGLVVRGESGRIALGPRMAALARGVSRDLQSAALPELTSVANDLAMTVFIAVLDRGEVITLVSVEPRHAHVSVAQRPGTRHALERGAPGHAIQASLSPAERAALAPGTASNDSADGPTLADTLAVVRESGFATSHDEVIPGLSSVAVPLRPAGQAPAALAVVYVGAAASAEQIAARLHTAAAAIVSELG; this is encoded by the coding sequence ATGACCACCACGACGGATGCCCCCGGCCACTCACCGCAGGCAGCGGCCGGCTCGCAGACGCTGTCGCGTGGCATCCGTGCGCTGGAAGTTCTCGCGGAGGCGCCGGCACCACTCACCATCGCCGAACTGGCCGATGCCCTCGGCGTGCACCGTTCGATCGCCTATCGAATTCTGCGCACGCTCGAGGATCACGGACTCGTCGTGCGCGGCGAATCCGGTCGTATCGCGCTCGGCCCGCGCATGGCCGCACTGGCCCGCGGCGTCTCGCGTGATCTGCAGTCTGCGGCCCTGCCCGAGCTGACCTCCGTTGCCAACGACCTGGCGATGACGGTGTTTATTGCCGTGCTCGATCGCGGCGAAGTGATCACCCTGGTCAGCGTCGAACCGCGGCACGCCCACGTGAGCGTCGCGCAACGCCCCGGCACTCGGCACGCGCTTGAGCGCGGCGCACCCGGCCATGCAATCCAGGCATCACTCTCCCCGGCCGAGCGTGCCGCCCTAGCCCCCGGAACCGCATCGAATGACTCAGCGGACGGGCCCACACTCGCAGACACGCTCGCCGTAGTGCGGGAGAGCGGTTTCGCTACGAGTCACGACGAGGTCATTCCCGGGCTCTCCTCGGTCGCCGTCCCGTTGCGTCCGGCTGGCCAGGCACCGGCGGCGCTGGCCGTGGTGTACGTCGGTGCCGCGGCGAGCGCCGAGCAGATTGCCGCACGCCTGCACACAGCGGCCGCCGCGATCGTTTCCGAACTGGGCTAG
- a CDS encoding LysR substrate-binding domain-containing protein, whose product MADFTLRQLAYFVGIAEAGSISDAAARLHVSASALSAALTDLEASVGMQLCIRRKAHGVTLTPNGVDVLDKARRVLRAADEIRHTHGSPAGELRGPITLGCYVTLAPTVVPALLEATSAVHPGLTFTLVESAQDGLLRGLFDGDIDLAVVYDMHLPGGLNRVLLYEVRLHVLLPAGHRLCPPTGVDAPADAPGTDAPAEAGVDLADLIDEPFVLFDAAPSREYTLGLLEARGLHPEVAHRTSSYEMVRALVARGQGWSVLVQRPAQPFSYEGRPVVSLPISPAAPLVGVYLVWPEDVTLTPRAQAVVDCARDVPWPARAEERRSEMTGRES is encoded by the coding sequence GTGGCCGACTTCACCCTGCGCCAACTCGCCTACTTCGTCGGCATCGCCGAGGCCGGCAGCATTTCGGATGCCGCGGCCCGGCTGCACGTGTCGGCGTCCGCTCTCTCGGCGGCCCTGACCGATCTCGAGGCCAGCGTCGGCATGCAACTCTGCATCCGCCGCAAAGCCCACGGTGTGACTCTCACTCCGAACGGCGTGGACGTTCTCGACAAGGCTCGCCGGGTGTTGCGTGCCGCCGATGAGATTCGGCACACGCACGGCTCCCCCGCGGGTGAGCTGCGGGGCCCAATCACGCTCGGCTGCTACGTCACACTCGCCCCCACCGTGGTGCCCGCACTTCTCGAGGCCACAAGTGCGGTGCACCCGGGCCTCACCTTCACGCTCGTCGAGTCTGCCCAAGACGGCCTGCTGCGCGGGCTGTTCGACGGCGACATCGACCTGGCCGTCGTCTACGACATGCACCTGCCGGGTGGGCTGAACCGCGTGCTGCTCTATGAGGTGCGCCTGCATGTGCTGCTCCCCGCCGGGCATCGTCTCTGTCCGCCGACAGGTGTGGATGCCCCGGCCGACGCGCCAGGCACGGATGCCCCGGCCGAAGCCGGCGTCGACCTGGCCGACCTCATCGACGAGCCATTCGTGCTCTTCGACGCCGCACCGAGCCGGGAGTACACGCTCGGGCTGCTCGAGGCCCGCGGCCTGCACCCCGAGGTGGCGCACCGCACCTCAAGTTACGAGATGGTGCGGGCGCTCGTCGCGCGGGGGCAGGGCTGGAGCGTGCTCGTTCAGCGTCCGGCGCAACCGTTTAGCTACGAGGGCCGGCCCGTTGTTTCTCTGCCGATCTCGCCCGCCGCACCGCTCGTCGGGGTCTATCTGGTCTGGCCCGAGGACGTGACGCTGACTCCGCGAGCGCAGGCCGTCGTCGACTGCGCGCGTGACGTGCCCTGGCCGGCGCGCGCAGAAGAACGCCGCTCTGAAATGACCGGTCGAGAATCCTGA
- a CDS encoding MFS transporter, protein MSAVLVDRPPVKSATDLRRVALATVIGTTIEWYDFFLYASAAGLVFANLFFEPAGAQIGLMLAFASVGVSFLFRPFGAFLAGHFGDRFGRRAVLATTLILMGASTMLIGLLPGYAQIGVAAPVLLLLLRILQGISTGGEWGGAVLMAVEHAPEGKRGRYGAFPQIGVPIGLLLASGILALMTGVIAPGEAFLEWGWRVPFLLSFVLVIVGFVVRRSVEESPVFEEIAARKQQTKMPIVVLFRKHWLLVLLAALTFAGNNAAGYMTTGGYIQNYATNPDGLVGMERTPVLLAVAGSAVVWLIMTWTAGGVSDRIGRRNTYIIGWCVQLVTVFMLFPLVNTGNVWLLFLGLSLFTIGNGFTYGQQAAFFAELFPASIRFSGVSITYALGAILGGAFAPLIATWLVAQTGTAVSVAVYIAILSVIAFGATLLLRDRTGIPLGPDHEAEQARGQIYGMKR, encoded by the coding sequence ATGTCTGCAGTTCTGGTCGACCGCCCGCCGGTCAAGTCCGCCACGGATCTTCGACGGGTGGCTCTGGCCACTGTGATCGGCACGACAATCGAGTGGTACGACTTCTTCCTGTATGCCAGTGCCGCGGGCTTGGTTTTCGCGAATCTCTTCTTCGAGCCGGCGGGCGCCCAAATCGGCCTCATGCTCGCGTTCGCGTCAGTCGGCGTGAGCTTTCTGTTCCGCCCGTTCGGCGCATTCCTGGCCGGTCACTTCGGAGACCGCTTCGGTCGCCGGGCCGTGCTGGCCACAACCCTCATCTTGATGGGCGCGTCGACGATGCTCATCGGTCTGCTTCCCGGCTACGCCCAGATCGGTGTCGCGGCTCCCGTGCTGCTTCTGCTTCTGCGCATCCTGCAGGGAATCTCGACCGGCGGTGAGTGGGGCGGTGCCGTGCTCATGGCCGTTGAGCATGCGCCCGAGGGCAAGCGGGGCCGTTACGGCGCGTTCCCACAGATCGGTGTGCCCATCGGCCTGCTGTTGGCCTCCGGAATCCTCGCCCTGATGACCGGCGTGATTGCTCCCGGTGAGGCGTTCCTCGAGTGGGGCTGGCGTGTGCCGTTCTTGCTCAGTTTCGTGCTCGTGATCGTCGGCTTCGTGGTGCGCCGCAGCGTCGAAGAGAGCCCGGTCTTCGAAGAGATCGCCGCCCGCAAGCAGCAGACCAAGATGCCGATCGTCGTGCTGTTCCGCAAGCACTGGCTGCTGGTGCTTCTCGCCGCGCTCACGTTCGCCGGCAACAACGCAGCCGGTTACATGACCACCGGTGGCTACATTCAGAACTACGCCACGAACCCTGATGGCCTGGTCGGCATGGAGCGTACGCCCGTGCTGCTGGCCGTCGCCGGCTCGGCGGTGGTCTGGCTGATCATGACCTGGACCGCCGGCGGCGTCTCCGACAGGATCGGCCGCCGCAACACGTACATCATCGGCTGGTGCGTGCAGCTCGTGACGGTCTTCATGCTCTTCCCGCTCGTGAACACCGGAAACGTCTGGTTGCTTTTTCTCGGGCTGTCGCTGTTCACCATCGGAAACGGCTTCACCTACGGCCAGCAGGCGGCGTTCTTCGCCGAGTTGTTCCCGGCCTCGATCCGGTTCTCGGGAGTTTCGATCACCTACGCGCTCGGTGCGATCCTCGGTGGGGCTTTCGCTCCGCTGATCGCCACCTGGCTGGTGGCCCAGACGGGCACCGCCGTATCGGTCGCCGTCTACATCGCCATCCTCTCGGTGATCGCGTTCGGTGCGACGCTGCTGCTGCGGGACCGCACGGGCATCCCGCTCGGCCCTGACCACGAGGCTGAGCAGGCTCGCGGGCAGATCTACGGCATGAAGCGCTAG
- a CDS encoding SDR family NAD(P)-dependent oxidoreductase has product MSTSQRFRGRVAVVTGTTSRIGRGIAETLQCEGARVFGLDVAPGRIGEYVHCDVRTVDSVRAAAANVLAATDGRIDHVVANAGIRGSDTPAEDLDPVEFDDVLAVILRGVFLSIQAFAKPMLTAGSGSIVAIASMSGTRVVNVPQRTVHYNTAKAGVTALVRLLAAEWGGRGVRVNTLSPGFVATPFLDGDVSLHEQWLAGTDLLIDGGYSLR; this is encoded by the coding sequence ATGAGCACGTCCCAACGATTCCGCGGCCGCGTGGCCGTGGTGACCGGCACCACGAGCAGGATTGGCCGCGGCATCGCCGAAACCCTGCAGTGCGAGGGCGCCCGGGTCTTCGGGCTCGATGTCGCCCCGGGCCGTATCGGCGAGTACGTACACTGCGATGTGCGCACCGTCGACTCGGTGCGGGCTGCCGCCGCTAACGTGCTCGCCGCCACCGACGGCCGGATCGATCATGTGGTCGCGAACGCCGGCATCCGCGGCTCGGACACTCCAGCCGAAGACCTCGACCCCGTCGAATTCGACGACGTGCTTGCGGTGATTCTGCGCGGCGTATTCCTCAGCATCCAGGCCTTCGCGAAGCCCATGCTCACCGCGGGCAGTGGAAGCATCGTCGCGATCGCCTCGATGTCAGGCACTCGGGTGGTCAATGTGCCGCAGCGCACCGTGCACTACAACACAGCGAAAGCCGGAGTCACCGCACTGGTGCGTTTGTTGGCCGCCGAATGGGGCGGCCGCGGTGTGCGCGTGAACACGCTCTCGCCCGGCTTCGTCGCGACCCCATTTCTCGACGGCGATGTCAGCTTGCACGAGCAATGGCTGGCCGGCACCGACCTGCTCATCGATGGCGGCTATTCGCTGCGCTGA
- a CDS encoding MoaF C-terminal domain-containing protein: MTDAPLTPATTDDEEWRTYDEFAAGIDTFRLPNLALAGTRLGVTLSDGTTLDFAFGTDAVTWSAAGAITTATGTRDPYDAVAVRDSVVFVNLPLTSIEGEALTLVYSTATQRVSVVHSVIGEQDSSGTPRVKQTFWAGTIDGQSVSGSEPGPSRDLIGKRNLYRYSPEHLYEHIYVSSQRYAWQCLEGVQRGHGDMDLSTVWKFDDGLYLFCFREFRIAVASVWLHDLGYDLRTTGIFLGLNGSGESEHSRAGGHIYPIGSVAYPDAQPV, translated from the coding sequence ATGACCGACGCCCCCCTGACCCCCGCAACCACCGACGACGAGGAATGGCGCACCTACGACGAGTTCGCCGCCGGCATCGACACGTTCCGACTGCCGAATCTTGCCCTGGCCGGTACGCGCCTCGGCGTCACGCTCAGTGACGGCACGACGCTCGACTTCGCCTTCGGCACGGATGCCGTGACCTGGAGCGCCGCCGGCGCGATCACCACCGCGACTGGAACACGCGACCCCTACGACGCTGTTGCCGTGCGCGATTCGGTGGTCTTCGTCAATCTGCCGCTCACCAGCATCGAAGGTGAAGCCCTCACTCTCGTCTACTCGACAGCCACCCAGCGCGTGAGCGTCGTGCACTCGGTGATCGGCGAGCAGGACTCCTCTGGCACACCGCGCGTGAAGCAGACGTTCTGGGCGGGCACGATCGATGGCCAGAGCGTTTCAGGGTCGGAGCCCGGCCCGTCACGCGACCTGATCGGCAAACGCAACCTCTACCGGTACAGCCCCGAGCACCTGTACGAGCACATCTACGTCTCAAGCCAGCGTTACGCCTGGCAATGCCTCGAGGGGGTGCAACGCGGGCACGGCGACATGGACCTTTCGACCGTCTGGAAGTTCGACGACGGACTGTACCTGTTCTGTTTCCGCGAGTTCCGCATCGCCGTGGCCAGCGTCTGGCTGCACGACCTCGGCTACGACCTGCGCACCACGGGGATCTTCCTCGGCCTGAACGGGTCCGGCGAATCAGAGCACTCGCGGGCGGGCGGTCACATCTACCCGATCGGCTCGGTCGCCTACCCCGACGCGCAGCCCGTCTAA
- a CDS encoding NAD-dependent succinate-semialdehyde dehydrogenase has translation MSESRETELLARVPSQLYINGQWVDGSSGRTIAVTDPATGVTIRSIADASVEDGARALDAAVAAQDSWAATAPRVRGEILRRAFDLLQERKEDFALLMTLEMGKPLAEARGEVGYGGEFLRWFSEEAVRISGRYGSNPEGTGHMVVTQRPVGPCFLITPWNFPLAMATRKIAPALAAGCTVVVKPAALTPLTTLLFVQLLEDAGLPAGVVNVITTSTSGAVSDPIIADPRLRKLSFTGSTPVGQALLRQSAEGVLRTSMELGGNAPFVVFADADLDKAVDGAIIAKFRNIGQACTAANRFIVHASVADEFARRITERVNAFPIGRGTDEGIVIGPLINDKAVAKADELVQDALTRGATLLTGGAAIAGDGSFYQPTVISGVTAGSEILREEIFGPVLAIATFTDEDEAVRLANDTEYGLVSYVFTEDLARGHRMIDRLETGMMGLNVGVVSNAAAPFGGVKQSGLGREGGLEGIHEYLSTKYTLIPN, from the coding sequence ATGAGTGAGTCCCGCGAAACCGAGCTTTTGGCCCGCGTTCCGAGCCAGCTGTACATCAACGGTCAGTGGGTCGACGGCAGCTCGGGCCGCACGATTGCGGTGACTGACCCCGCGACCGGCGTCACGATTCGCTCGATCGCCGACGCCAGTGTCGAAGACGGCGCCCGCGCTCTGGATGCCGCGGTGGCGGCTCAGGACAGCTGGGCTGCGACGGCCCCGCGTGTGCGTGGCGAGATTCTGCGCCGGGCCTTCGACTTGCTGCAGGAGCGCAAGGAAGACTTCGCACTGTTGATGACACTGGAAATGGGTAAGCCGCTGGCCGAGGCCCGCGGCGAGGTCGGTTACGGCGGCGAGTTCCTGCGGTGGTTCAGCGAGGAAGCCGTGCGCATCAGCGGTCGGTATGGGTCAAACCCCGAGGGCACCGGTCACATGGTGGTGACGCAGCGCCCGGTCGGACCCTGCTTCCTGATCACGCCCTGGAACTTCCCGCTGGCCATGGCCACCCGCAAGATCGCCCCGGCGCTCGCCGCAGGCTGCACCGTGGTCGTCAAACCGGCTGCGCTCACCCCGCTCACGACGTTGCTCTTCGTTCAGCTCCTCGAAGATGCCGGGCTGCCGGCCGGCGTCGTCAACGTGATCACCACGTCGACATCCGGTGCGGTCTCCGACCCCATCATCGCGGACCCCCGACTGCGCAAGCTCAGCTTCACCGGTTCGACGCCGGTCGGCCAGGCCCTGCTCCGTCAGAGTGCCGAGGGCGTGCTGCGCACCTCGATGGAGCTCGGCGGCAATGCCCCGTTCGTCGTCTTTGCTGACGCCGACCTCGACAAGGCCGTCGACGGTGCGATCATCGCCAAGTTCCGCAACATCGGCCAGGCCTGCACGGCGGCCAACCGCTTTATTGTTCACGCCTCGGTCGCCGACGAGTTCGCCCGTCGTATCACCGAGCGGGTCAACGCGTTCCCGATCGGTCGCGGCACCGACGAGGGCATTGTGATCGGTCCGCTGATCAATGACAAGGCCGTCGCGAAGGCCGACGAGCTGGTTCAGGATGCGCTCACTCGCGGTGCGACGCTGCTTACCGGCGGCGCGGCTATTGCGGGCGACGGCTCGTTCTACCAGCCGACGGTGATCAGCGGAGTGACCGCGGGCAGCGAGATCCTGCGTGAAGAGATCTTCGGGCCGGTGTTGGCAATTGCGACGTTCACCGACGAAGACGAGGCCGTGCGCCTGGCCAACGACACCGAGTATGGCCTGGTCAGCTACGTCTTCACCGAGGATTTGGCGCGTGGCCACCGCATGATCGATCGCCTCGAGACAGGCATGATGGGCCTGAACGTGGGCGTCGTCTCGAACGCCGCGGCACCGTTCGGCGGGGTGAAGCAGTCGGGGCTCGGCCGCGAAGGTGGGCTCGAGGGCATCCACGAGTACCTCTCGACCAAGTACACGCTGATTCCGAACTAG
- a CDS encoding InlB B-repeat-containing protein — protein MAPGSSLRPSLVSALLTTLIITAGTIVLPSAPASAATTTVGDWAEIQAAFNAASGPDNVIHLGADIAGAGLLVPAGATVSLELNGHELTVTGDYQKAGIEVGATSEFIVDGPGKLTTRGSHGSAGIGGSMFTPSPGTIRILGGTIDAFAPGQAGVPGAAGIGAGGHGEGGPYGTGGTVEIRGGQVTAQGGQGGAGIGAGEYGNDPTIIIAGGTITATGGYGGAGLGGSQQTSGGTVSILGGVVDAIAGAFAAGIGSGNTPVPLAITIAAGTVRATGSNYGAAIGGITMTPGADLTIGADATVTAITVAPSYIAFGRGWDEVGGAHPFGSMNSAGRIIMSNRWSTQPGQVITNTGTIENRAALTHSGLIENQGVFDNTGVVAGAGVIDNAGTIRNTNSLTASVTGAVSPFSFFANDGVAAGKIVEVYAASMDAAALPESVTTLTRQGFSPVGWSTTPISGAPWDTSTVISQPTDLFAQWEITTHVVTFDSRNSGVPATQTLDYGASAVEPSTPIRANHAFLGWFDAESGGTEWNFATPITQPVTLYAQWQIATHVVTFEPWWGSETSFSQTADHGSPATEPPAPLRPGNTLLGWSEWPMSGPLWDFSAGVIRQTTLYARWSPLTYPVTFDSHNGDASTATTVQHGSPSIAPADPVRAGYTFLGWFDAASGGTAWNFTTGITGPVSLSAMWSLNSYAVTFDARNGQTPATQTLDYASPALQPLAPTRPNHTFLGWFDQASGGSAWDFADGVTGAMTLYAQWAPVSFPVTFDAQHDDESTVANVAYGSPVPIPPVPSRADFSFVGWADSSNCGLWWDFDTAITGPTTLYAQWARVAHAVTFDSQNGTIASDQSFDVDSPAAEPTAPTRAGYSFIGWFDQPFGGMAWSFGTGITAPVTLYAHWSFDSLAVPFAVYSVTDAAPTAAAAAPVAYAVTFRNQNGDTPTTLTVNLEDLAEAPAAPTRAGFSFVGWFDEPTGGTVWQPEATTVVPAALYAQWEETVASHEASVAPAAQPHSLWAALAGFTHSIWGTIAAVLWLGFAGFSAVLWLRRRTRRNAQ, from the coding sequence GTGGCTCCCGGCTCCAGCTTGCGGCCTTCTCTCGTCTCGGCACTTCTGACCACGCTCATCATCACCGCTGGCACCATCGTGCTTCCCTCGGCCCCCGCCTCGGCGGCGACCACGACGGTCGGCGACTGGGCCGAGATCCAGGCCGCGTTCAACGCGGCATCCGGCCCCGACAACGTGATTCACCTGGGCGCAGACATCGCCGGTGCCGGGCTTCTCGTTCCGGCGGGAGCAACGGTCAGTCTCGAATTGAACGGCCATGAGCTGACTGTCACGGGTGACTACCAAAAGGCCGGCATCGAGGTCGGGGCGACCTCAGAGTTCATCGTCGACGGCCCAGGAAAGCTCACGACCCGCGGCAGCCACGGATCAGCCGGAATCGGTGGATCAATGTTCACCCCGAGCCCGGGGACGATCCGCATTCTCGGTGGAACCATCGATGCCTTTGCCCCCGGCCAGGCCGGGGTCCCCGGTGCCGCTGGAATCGGTGCGGGCGGGCATGGGGAAGGGGGACCATACGGGACCGGCGGCACAGTTGAGATCCGCGGCGGGCAGGTCACTGCACAGGGCGGCCAGGGCGGCGCGGGCATCGGGGCCGGGGAATACGGAAATGACCCGACGATCATCATCGCCGGCGGCACCATCACCGCAACCGGTGGATATGGCGGCGCCGGCCTCGGCGGCTCGCAGCAAACGTCCGGCGGTACGGTGTCGATCCTCGGCGGAGTGGTCGACGCCATTGCCGGCGCGTTTGCCGCAGGAATCGGGAGCGGAAACACTCCTGTCCCCTTGGCGATCACCATCGCAGCCGGAACCGTCCGTGCGACGGGCTCCAATTATGGTGCAGCAATCGGCGGCATCACGATGACGCCCGGCGCCGACCTCACGATCGGCGCGGATGCCACAGTGACAGCGATCACGGTGGCGCCGTCCTACATCGCGTTCGGTCGAGGATGGGATGAAGTCGGTGGCGCGCATCCTTTTGGTTCCATGAATTCGGCAGGCCGAATCATTATGAGCAACCGATGGTCCACGCAACCGGGCCAGGTGATCACCAACACGGGCACCATCGAGAACAGGGCCGCGCTGACGCATTCCGGACTCATCGAGAATCAGGGCGTGTTCGATAACACGGGCGTTGTCGCGGGTGCGGGCGTAATCGACAATGCGGGCACGATTCGGAACACGAATAGCCTCACAGCATCGGTCACAGGGGCGGTATCCCCGTTCTCCTTCTTCGCCAACGATGGGGTGGCGGCCGGCAAGATCGTCGAAGTGTACGCAGCGAGCATGGATGCTGCGGCGCTACCGGAATCCGTCACCACTCTGACGCGCCAGGGATTCTCCCCCGTCGGTTGGTCGACGACCCCGATAAGTGGAGCTCCCTGGGATACCTCCACGGTGATCAGCCAACCCACCGATCTCTTTGCCCAATGGGAGATCACGACCCATGTCGTGACCTTTGATTCTCGAAACAGCGGCGTTCCAGCCACTCAGACCCTGGACTACGGCGCATCCGCCGTCGAGCCGAGCACTCCGATCCGCGCCAACCACGCGTTCCTCGGTTGGTTTGATGCGGAATCCGGGGGAACCGAATGGAACTTCGCAACTCCGATCACGCAACCGGTCACCCTCTACGCGCAGTGGCAGATTGCGACCCACGTGGTGACGTTCGAGCCGTGGTGGGGCAGCGAAACGTCGTTCTCGCAGACGGCCGATCATGGCTCTCCCGCCACTGAACCCCCCGCCCCGCTCCGGCCGGGAAATACCTTGCTCGGCTGGTCAGAGTGGCCGATGAGCGGCCCCCTCTGGGATTTTAGCGCCGGCGTCATCCGGCAGACCACGTTGTATGCCCGCTGGTCCCCGCTGACCTATCCGGTCACGTTCGATAGTCATAATGGCGACGCCAGCACGGCCACTACCGTGCAGCATGGCTCGCCCTCCATCGCGCCCGCCGACCCGGTTCGAGCCGGCTACACGTTCCTCGGCTGGTTCGATGCTGCATCCGGTGGGACCGCGTGGAATTTCACGACCGGCATCACCGGCCCCGTTTCCCTCTCTGCAATGTGGTCATTGAACAGCTACGCGGTCACGTTCGACGCCCGAAACGGGCAGACCCCTGCCACACAGACCCTCGACTATGCCTCGCCCGCGCTCCAGCCGCTGGCACCGACCCGCCCCAATCACACGTTCCTGGGCTGGTTTGATCAGGCATCCGGCGGATCCGCTTGGGACTTCGCCGACGGCGTCACCGGCGCGATGACGCTGTACGCGCAGTGGGCGCCCGTGAGCTTCCCGGTCACCTTCGACGCGCAACACGACGATGAATCCACCGTGGCGAATGTGGCATACGGCTCGCCTGTGCCGATCCCTCCCGTGCCTAGCCGGGCCGACTTCAGCTTCGTCGGGTGGGCCGATAGCTCGAACTGCGGTCTCTGGTGGGACTTCGACACGGCGATCACCGGTCCGACCACGCTCTACGCCCAATGGGCACGAGTCGCCCACGCGGTCACGTTCGACAGCCAAAATGGCACCATCGCGTCCGACCAGAGCTTCGACGTCGACTCCCCCGCCGCCGAACCGACCGCGCCGACCCGCGCGGGCTATAGCTTCATCGGGTGGTTTGACCAGCCCTTCGGCGGAATGGCCTGGAGCTTTGGAACCGGTATCACCGCCCCCGTCACGCTCTACGCCCACTGGTCGTTCGACAGTCTTGCGGTGCCGTTTGCGGTGTACTCGGTCACGGATGCCGCGCCGACTGCCGCAGCTGCCGCGCCCGTCGCGTACGCGGTGACGTTCCGCAACCAAAACGGTGACACTCCGACGACCCTCACCGTGAATCTCGAGGACCTCGCCGAGGCACCAGCCGCGCCGACGCGCGCCGGCTTCAGCTTCGTCGGCTGGTTCGACGAGCCGACCGGTGGCACGGTCTGGCAGCCCGAAGCGACGACCGTCGTGCCCGCGGCACTCTACGCCCAGTGGGAAGAGACTGTCGCGAGCCACGAGGCATCCGTCGCACCCGCCGCACAGCCCCACAGCCTGTGGGCTGCGCTGGCGGGTTTCACCCACAGCATCTGGGGCACTATCGCCGCGGTGCTGTGGCTGGGATTCGCCGGGTTCTCGGCCGTGCTGTGGCTGCGCCGTCGCACACGACGCAACGCACAGTAA
- a CDS encoding helix-turn-helix domain-containing protein, with the protein MAAAAVPANHVTTAIARNFSEFRTAVSESFVPLHVTSEHPEPFFGKIRSAFVDEIHVSEVSASDHMVERTPELIARSTRHYFKLSLLLSGSGLLIQDNREAVLQPGDLAVYDTDRPYTLVFDERFKTMVVMFPKHLINLPSDVVGQLTAVRMSGREGVGSMIVPFLAQLVGNLDQLTGSTGVRLAHSALDLVTTLFANELDLEKGGGSPHQALMQRVRSYIDANLASTDLGPSQIAAAHFISTRHLHGIFQEQGTTVSTWIRTRRLERCRRDLINPVFADHQVAAIAARWGFVDAAHFSRVFKAAYGMAPRELRSQSLG; encoded by the coding sequence ATGGCCGCCGCTGCAGTGCCGGCCAACCATGTCACGACGGCCATCGCGCGCAATTTCAGCGAATTTCGCACCGCGGTCTCGGAGTCGTTTGTTCCCCTGCACGTGACGAGTGAGCATCCGGAACCATTCTTCGGCAAGATTCGTTCGGCCTTCGTCGACGAGATTCACGTGAGCGAAGTCAGCGCCAGCGATCACATGGTCGAGCGCACTCCCGAACTCATCGCACGCAGCACACGCCACTACTTCAAGCTCAGCCTGTTGCTCTCGGGTTCTGGCCTGCTCATTCAAGACAACCGCGAGGCGGTGTTGCAGCCGGGCGACCTGGCTGTCTACGACACCGACCGGCCGTACACTCTCGTCTTTGACGAACGGTTCAAGACCATGGTCGTCATGTTCCCGAAGCACCTGATCAACCTGCCGTCTGATGTCGTCGGCCAGCTCACCGCCGTGCGGATGTCGGGCCGCGAGGGTGTCGGCAGCATGATCGTGCCGTTCCTCGCCCAGCTTGTCGGCAACCTCGATCAGCTCACCGGCAGCACCGGAGTGCGTTTGGCACACAGCGCCCTCGACCTCGTCACAACTCTCTTTGCGAACGAGCTCGATTTGGAAAAGGGCGGTGGCTCGCCGCACCAGGCCCTCATGCAACGCGTGCGCAGCTACATCGATGCCAACCTCGCGTCGACCGACCTCGGTCCCAGTCAGATCGCGGCGGCGCATTTCATCTCGACGCGTCACCTGCACGGAATCTTTCAGGAGCAGGGCACGACGGTGTCGACCTGGATTCGCACCCGTCGTCTCGAACGCTGCCGCCGCGACCTGATCAACCCGGTCTTCGCCGACCACCAGGTCGCCGCGATCGCAGCCCGCTGGGGCTTCGTCGATGCCGCGCACTTCAGCCGCGTGTTCAAGGCGGCCTACGGAATGGCGCCGCGCGAGTTGCGCAGCCAGAGCCTCGGCTGA